A genomic segment from Desulfonatronum lacustre DSM 10312 encodes:
- the rapZ gene encoding RNase adapter RapZ codes for MSADQPRKPCELSLVMITGQSGAGKSTVLNVFEDLGYYCVDGLPAGLAGRLLTLSEEMKLNQYAGVALGLDVRQPDFALQWEQFVERMDLAGMCPKLVFLEARDAVLIRRYATTRRPHPLEAQGMGLDQAIFRERIMLEGLRKHADLVVDTSDFSIHDLRRVFQEKWPLDQKLGEGMRIHLISFGFKYGVPLEADLVFDLRFLPNPYFDPELRPLSGLDEPIARYVLGDDPGKDFIGRFEDFLRYLLPLYAVEGRYRLTMALGCTGGRHRSVAVSQAVSAALTAVGFSVTIEHRHLNLG; via the coding sequence CGAAAACCGTGCGAACTCTCCCTGGTCATGATCACCGGACAGTCCGGGGCCGGAAAAAGTACGGTCCTGAACGTCTTCGAGGATCTGGGGTACTACTGCGTGGACGGTCTGCCGGCCGGGCTGGCCGGACGGTTGCTGACCCTGTCCGAGGAGATGAAGCTGAACCAGTACGCCGGGGTGGCCCTGGGGCTGGATGTGCGCCAACCGGACTTCGCCCTGCAATGGGAGCAGTTCGTGGAGCGGATGGACCTGGCCGGGATGTGTCCGAAACTGGTCTTTCTGGAGGCCCGGGATGCCGTGCTGATCCGGCGTTACGCCACCACCCGCCGTCCGCATCCCCTGGAAGCCCAGGGCATGGGATTGGACCAAGCCATCTTCCGTGAGCGGATCATGCTGGAGGGGTTGCGCAAGCACGCCGACTTGGTGGTGGATACGTCGGATTTTTCCATCCACGACCTGCGACGGGTGTTTCAGGAGAAATGGCCCCTGGATCAGAAACTCGGCGAAGGGATGCGCATTCACTTGATTTCCTTCGGCTTCAAGTACGGCGTTCCTCTGGAGGCGGATCTGGTCTTTGATCTGCGGTTTCTGCCCAATCCCTACTTCGACCCGGAACTGCGCCCCCTGTCCGGTCTGGACGAGCCCATTGCCCGCTACGTGCTGGGGGACGACCCGGGAAAGGACTTTATCGGTCGGTTCGAGGATTTTTTACGGTATCTGTTGCCGTTGTACGCGGTGGAAGGCCGGTATCGGTTGACCATGGCCCTGGGATGCACCGGAGGGCGGCATCGCTCGGTGGCCGTGTCCCAGGCCGTGTCGGCCGCGCTGACGGCCGTCGGATTTTCCGTTACCATTGAACATCGTCACCTGAATCTGGGATAG
- a CDS encoding PTS sugar transporter subunit IIA: MVTHTEYGAYLLKAAELILGPQQDCYFVSVDVTKEVEKSLTEIRKSVKSADHGPGVVILTDMFGGTPTNLSLSLLNKSEHQLEVITGVNLPMLLRVLGSRKLSLAELAKEAKAAGSQGIVVAGDILRSKVAKE, translated from the coding sequence TTGGTCACGCATACGGAGTACGGCGCGTACTTGCTCAAGGCCGCGGAGCTGATTCTCGGTCCTCAGCAGGATTGCTACTTCGTCAGCGTGGATGTGACCAAGGAAGTGGAAAAGTCCCTGACAGAGATCAGAAAGAGCGTCAAAAGCGCGGATCACGGTCCCGGGGTGGTCATTCTGACGGATATGTTCGGGGGGACGCCGACCAATTTGAGTCTGTCGCTGCTGAACAAAAGCGAGCATCAGTTGGAAGTGATCACCGGCGTGAACCTGCCCATGCTGCTGCGCGTGCTCGGTTCGCGCAAGCTGTCCCTGGCCGAACTGGCCAAGGAGGCCAAGGCGGCCGGATCCCAGGGAATCGTCGTCGCCGGGGATATTCTGCGCAGCAAGGTGGCCAAGGAGTAG
- a CDS encoding PTS sugar transporter subunit IIB codes for MNWVRIDNRLVHGQVIEAWVPYLGARYILVVNDELAADDLRQEIIRLAVPSGVELTFVGVERIAKHLDEHGRVVHPRGDTLLLFATCGDVQRALQAGFALSTVNIGNLHYSPGKQQLCPHVALSSEDIGCLKAFAKRGIHLDFRCVPNDSTQVKTSWWG; via the coding sequence ATGAACTGGGTGCGCATCGACAATCGTCTGGTCCACGGCCAGGTCATCGAAGCCTGGGTGCCGTATCTGGGGGCTAGGTACATTCTCGTGGTCAACGACGAACTGGCCGCCGACGATCTGCGTCAGGAGATCATCCGCTTGGCCGTGCCCAGCGGCGTGGAGCTCACCTTCGTCGGGGTCGAGCGCATCGCCAAGCATTTGGATGAGCACGGCCGGGTCGTCCACCCACGTGGCGACACGCTGCTGCTGTTCGCCACGTGCGGCGACGTGCAACGGGCTTTGCAGGCCGGGTTTGCGTTGAGCACCGTAAACATCGGCAACCTGCATTATTCCCCGGGCAAACAGCAACTCTGTCCGCATGTGGCTCTGAGCAGCGAAGACATCGGCTGTCTGAAGGCCTTTGCCAAACGGGGCATTCATCTGGATTTTCGCTGTGTTCCCAACGATTCGACGCAGGTGAAGACCTCATGGTGGGGATGA